From a region of the Hymenobacter jejuensis genome:
- a CDS encoding two-component regulator propeller domain-containing protein, whose amino-acid sequence MQRIVYLIVMFWACGLLIPVQAAGQAPPLTFRTLTSANGLSENSVYAMVQDRRGFLWMGTQDGLSRYDGTDFRVFRNDPQRPGSLSSNFILSLCQDHKGAIWVGTGGGGLNRYNPLTDTFQAFQYDPASSTSLADDFVRAVFCDATGQVWAGTEGGLHLFDADKGRFHRFRHDAREVANVRRNSIRAIAQTPDGTLWVGTGEGRISRADLASGRLVPHPHWVAAGPVTALMADQKGGLWVGTENEGLRYLPADGSPIRIFRHSAEPGALPANAVHTLLLDKAQTLWVGTGAGLSRYQPSTGSFSTYQHQQAVPQSLPDDAVQSLYQDRSGLLWAGTEGGVSNFEAEPPAFITYPISTNPGAVWAVSEDAASRVWVGTETEGLVCYNPLTKRRTGFRHDPQDPGSLSQDFVRALCFDRRGRLWVGTQSQGLNCLEPGARRFVHYRHQPGQLNSLSDDFIRSVYEDPQGRLWIGTEGGLNLFDPTSKRFIVFRANAANPNGLSNNFVRVVLQDRRGMIWVGTGGGGLCRYDPQTARFRTYRSNPQDRKSLSSNFVRAILEDHTGTLWIGTEGGGFCMLEDPEKGYFRSFRQSMGLPNDVVYSVLEDKENNLWLSTNKGIARFTPRNGQIHTFDTRDGLIQDEFNAGASHLGRNSGRLYFGGVNGLVVFRPEQVRTNPTPPPVVFTNLRKFNQAVELDTSITERRVLRLAPEDYFFTVEFAALNFRLPDKNRYVYKLENFDPAWVQAGGRHEATYTNLPPGTYTLRVRAANNDGLWNRRGAALTVVVAPAWYQTWWLRLAASWAAFALLFGLYRLRVRQLLALEQVRHGIARDLHDDMGSTLSSISILSQVARTHQQQQRPQQAAAVLEQIGESSRRMLDAMDDIVWAINPAHDAVEDVTARMRAFASEALEARGIALAFRVAPEVRGLALAMPARREFFLLFKEAVHNLAKYARCRQATVTLARPAAHRLVLTVQDDGVGFDPQAPAQGGGHGLANMRARARALGGQLALCTAPGRGTTLTLTIPVNG is encoded by the coding sequence ATGCAACGTATTGTATATCTGATAGTTATGTTTTGGGCGTGTGGGCTGCTAATTCCGGTCCAGGCGGCTGGGCAAGCGCCGCCGCTCACTTTCCGCACGCTTACGTCGGCCAATGGTCTTTCCGAAAATAGCGTCTATGCCATGGTGCAAGACCGGCGCGGGTTTCTGTGGATGGGCACGCAAGACGGCCTGAGCCGCTACGACGGCACCGATTTTCGCGTGTTTCGCAACGATCCGCAACGACCAGGCAGCCTGAGCAGCAACTTTATTCTGTCGCTTTGTCAAGACCACAAAGGCGCTATTTGGGTCGGGACGGGCGGAGGCGGCCTCAACCGCTACAACCCGCTGACGGATACGTTTCAGGCATTCCAATATGACCCAGCCAGCAGCACCAGCCTTGCCGACGATTTTGTGCGGGCCGTGTTTTGCGATGCAACCGGCCAAGTCTGGGCTGGCACCGAGGGCGGCTTACACCTGTTTGACGCTGACAAAGGGCGTTTTCACCGTTTTCGCCACGATGCCAGAGAAGTTGCCAACGTCCGGCGCAACTCCATTCGGGCCATTGCCCAAACCCCCGACGGCACATTGTGGGTCGGTACGGGCGAAGGCCGCATCAGCCGCGCCGATCTGGCCAGCGGCCGCCTAGTGCCGCACCCGCATTGGGTGGCGGCAGGCCCCGTTACGGCTCTGATGGCCGACCAAAAAGGCGGACTTTGGGTCGGTACCGAAAACGAAGGACTGCGGTATTTGCCCGCCGACGGTAGCCCGATTCGCATTTTTCGCCACTCGGCTGAGCCGGGCGCCCTGCCCGCAAATGCGGTGCACACCCTTTTGCTCGACAAAGCACAAACGCTGTGGGTGGGCACGGGAGCCGGGCTTAGCCGCTATCAGCCTAGTACGGGCTCTTTTAGCACGTATCAGCACCAGCAGGCGGTGCCACAAAGCCTGCCCGACGACGCGGTGCAAAGCCTGTATCAAGACCGTTCGGGCCTGCTCTGGGCAGGCACGGAAGGCGGCGTCAGCAACTTCGAGGCCGAGCCGCCGGCTTTCATTACGTACCCCATCAGCACCAACCCAGGCGCCGTGTGGGCCGTGAGCGAAGACGCAGCTAGCCGGGTCTGGGTCGGTACCGAAACCGAAGGACTGGTGTGCTACAACCCCCTTACGAAGCGCCGGACGGGGTTTCGTCACGATCCGCAGGACCCGGGCAGCCTCAGTCAGGATTTTGTGCGGGCGTTGTGCTTCGACCGGCGCGGCCGCTTGTGGGTAGGTACCCAAAGCCAGGGGCTCAACTGCTTGGAGCCGGGCGCCCGCCGATTTGTGCATTACCGCCACCAGCCGGGTCAGCTCAACAGCCTAAGCGACGACTTCATTCGGTCGGTGTACGAAGACCCGCAGGGCCGGCTGTGGATTGGCACGGAAGGCGGCCTCAACCTGTTTGATCCAACTTCCAAGCGATTTATCGTTTTTCGGGCCAACGCTGCTAATCCTAATGGTCTGAGCAACAACTTTGTACGGGTAGTGCTGCAAGACCGACGCGGGATGATCTGGGTGGGGACGGGTGGGGGTGGCCTGTGTCGCTACGACCCCCAAACGGCGCGTTTTCGTACCTACCGTTCCAATCCGCAGGACCGCAAAAGTCTCAGCAGCAACTTCGTGCGCGCCATCTTAGAGGATCACACCGGTACTTTATGGATCGGGACGGAAGGCGGCGGATTCTGTATGCTCGAAGATCCGGAGAAAGGCTATTTCAGATCGTTCAGGCAATCAATGGGGTTGCCTAACGATGTGGTATACAGCGTGTTAGAAGATAAAGAAAACAACCTGTGGCTGTCCACTAACAAAGGCATTGCGCGCTTTACCCCCCGCAACGGCCAAATCCATACCTTCGACACCCGCGACGGCCTGATTCAGGACGAATTCAATGCGGGCGCTTCGCATCTGGGCCGCAACAGCGGTCGCCTGTATTTTGGGGGTGTAAACGGCTTGGTCGTATTTCGTCCTGAGCAGGTGCGCACCAACCCGACCCCGCCGCCGGTAGTGTTCACGAACTTGCGCAAGTTCAACCAAGCCGTGGAGCTGGATACCAGCATCACCGAGCGCCGCGTCCTCCGATTAGCGCCCGAGGACTATTTCTTCACGGTCGAATTCGCGGCGCTCAACTTTCGGCTGCCCGACAAAAACCGCTACGTCTACAAACTGGAAAACTTTGATCCGGCGTGGGTGCAGGCGGGGGGCCGGCACGAGGCCACGTACACGAACCTGCCGCCGGGCACCTACACGCTGCGGGTGCGGGCGGCCAACAACGACGGCCTGTGGAACCGGCGCGGGGCGGCCCTGACGGTGGTCGTGGCCCCGGCCTGGTACCAGACCTGGTGGCTGCGCCTGGCCGCCAGCTGGGCGGCCTTCGCCCTCTTGTTCGGCCTCTACCGCCTGCGCGTGCGCCAGCTCTTGGCCCTGGAGCAGGTGCGCCACGGCATCGCCCGCGACCTGCACGACGACATGGGCTCGACCTTGAGCAGCATCTCCATTTTGAGCCAGGTGGCGCGCACCCACCAGCAGCAGCAGCGCCCTCAGCAGGCGGCGGCCGTCTTGGAGCAGATCGGGGAGAGCTCGCGGCGCATGCTCGACGCCATGGACGACATCGTCTGGGCCATCAACCCGGCCCACGACGCGGTGGAGGACGTCACGGCCCGCATGCGGGCCTTCGCCTCCGAGGCCCTGGAGGCGCGCGGCATCGCCCTGGCCTTCCGCGTGGCCCCCGAGGTGCGGGGCCTGGCCCTGGCCATGCCGGCGCGGCGCGAGTTTTTTCTTTTGTTCAAAGAAGCCGTCCACAACCTGGCCAAGTACGCCCGCTGCCGGCAGGCCACCGTCACGCTGGCCCGGCCCGCCGCCCACCGCCTGGTCTTGACCGTGCAGGACGACGGGGTGGGCTTCGACCCGCAGGCCCCGGCCCAGGGCGGGGGCCACGGGCTGGCCAACATGCGGGCCCGGGCCCGGGCCCTGGGCGGCCAGCTGGCCCTGTGCACCGCCCCCGGCCGCGGCACCACCCTCACCCTGACCATCCCCGTGAATGGGTAA
- the aspS gene encoding aspartate--tRNA ligase: MLRTHTCGELRQENVGQTVTLTGWVQRTRDKGGIFWVDLRDRYGITQLTLEEGVEAEAQRELVRTLGREYVVQVTGNVAERYSKNDKMPTGDIEIRVEKLEVLNPAKLPPFLIEDETDGGDDLRMKYRYLDLRRNTVRNNLMLRHRVAQATRRFLDGQQFIEVETPVLIKSTPEGARDFVVPSRMNPGEFYALPQSPQTFKQLLMVSGFDRYFQIVKCFRDEDLRADRQPEFTQIDCEMSFVEQEDILNTFEELVRYLFKEVKGIELQDFPRMTYADAMRRYGNDKPDTRFAMEFVELNDIVKGQNFPVFDNAGLVAGINAINCAVYTRKQLDELTEFVKRPQIGATGLVYARVEADGNVKSSVDKFYSQEELQKWKAAFNANPGDLLLILAGEPNKTRKALSELRLEMGQRLGLRDKDSFSTLWVVDFPLLEYNEEEGRYFAMHHPFTSPKPEDVPLLDSPDTIGEVRANAYDMVINGVEVGGGSIRIHDRGVQARMFELLGFSDEEAKAQFGFLLDAFEYGAPPHGGIAFGFDRLCSLFGGADSIRDFIAFPKNNSGRDVMIDSPSPISEVQLKELSIKTAVVQK, from the coding sequence ATGCTCCGTACGCACACTTGCGGCGAACTCCGCCAAGAAAATGTTGGTCAAACCGTCACGCTCACCGGCTGGGTCCAGCGCACCCGCGACAAAGGCGGCATCTTCTGGGTGGATCTGCGCGACCGTTACGGCATCACGCAGCTCACGCTCGAAGAAGGCGTGGAGGCCGAAGCGCAACGCGAATTAGTCCGCACGCTGGGCCGCGAATACGTGGTGCAGGTGACGGGTAACGTAGCCGAACGCTATTCCAAAAACGACAAAATGCCCACCGGCGACATCGAAATTCGGGTCGAGAAGCTGGAGGTGCTGAATCCGGCGAAATTGCCGCCTTTCCTCATCGAAGACGAAACCGACGGGGGCGACGACCTGCGGATGAAATACCGCTACCTCGACCTGCGCCGCAACACCGTGCGCAACAACCTGATGCTGCGCCACCGTGTAGCCCAGGCCACGCGCCGCTTCCTCGACGGCCAGCAGTTTATCGAAGTGGAAACGCCAGTGCTCATCAAAAGTACGCCGGAAGGTGCCCGCGACTTTGTGGTGCCTTCGCGCATGAACCCTGGCGAATTCTACGCTCTGCCGCAGTCGCCCCAAACCTTCAAGCAGCTGCTGATGGTGTCGGGCTTCGACCGTTACTTCCAGATTGTCAAGTGTTTCCGCGACGAGGACCTGCGTGCCGACCGCCAGCCCGAGTTCACCCAAATCGACTGCGAAATGTCGTTTGTGGAGCAGGAAGACATCCTGAACACCTTCGAGGAGTTGGTGCGCTACCTATTTAAGGAAGTGAAAGGCATTGAGCTGCAAGACTTTCCGCGCATGACCTACGCCGACGCCATGCGCCGCTACGGCAATGACAAGCCCGACACGCGCTTTGCCATGGAGTTTGTGGAGCTCAACGACATCGTAAAGGGCCAGAACTTCCCCGTGTTCGACAACGCAGGTTTGGTGGCCGGCATCAACGCCATCAACTGCGCCGTGTACACGCGCAAGCAACTCGACGAACTGACCGAGTTTGTAAAACGCCCCCAAATCGGCGCGACCGGGCTCGTGTATGCCCGCGTCGAAGCCGACGGCAACGTGAAGTCGTCGGTTGATAAGTTTTACTCGCAGGAAGAGCTGCAAAAGTGGAAAGCCGCTTTCAATGCCAACCCCGGCGACTTGCTGCTGATTTTAGCTGGCGAACCCAATAAAACCCGTAAAGCGCTGAGCGAATTGCGGTTAGAAATGGGGCAGCGCCTCGGTCTGCGCGACAAAGATTCGTTTTCGACGCTGTGGGTGGTTGATTTTCCGCTCCTCGAATACAACGAAGAGGAGGGCCGCTACTTTGCCATGCATCACCCGTTCACGTCGCCCAAGCCCGAAGACGTGCCGCTACTCGACTCGCCCGACACGATCGGGGAAGTGCGCGCCAATGCTTACGACATGGTAATCAATGGGGTAGAAGTGGGCGGCGGCTCCATCCGTATCCACGACCGCGGCGTGCAGGCGCGCATGTTTGAGCTGCTTGGCTTCTCCGACGAAGAAGCCAAGGCGCAGTTCGGCTTCCTGCTCGATGCCTTCGAATACGGCGCCCCGCCCCACGGCGGCATCGCTTTCGGCTTCGACCGCCTCTGCTCGCTCTTCGGCGGCGCCGATTCCATCCGCGACTTCATTGCCTTCCCGAAAAACAACTCCGGCCGCGATGTCATGATCGATTCGCCCTCGCCGATTTCGGAAGTGCAGCTAAAGGAGCTGAGTATTAAGACGGCCGTGGTGCAGAAGTAA
- a CDS encoding ABC transporter ATP-binding protein, which produces MELVIENLSKTYPNGVQALRDVSLTIPTGMFGLLGPNGAGKSSLMRTIATLQEADSGSIRLGDIDVLRDKDAVRRVLGYLPQEFGVYPKVSAEALLDHFAVLKGLSNTKERQEVVTALLQRTNLYDVRKKNLGGFSGGMKQRFGIAQALLGNPRLIIVDEPTAGLDPGERNRFHNLLSEIGENIIVILSTHIVSDVSDLCRNMAIINKGQVLLTGDPLQVMQELRGQVWRRAVAKEELAALQQAQRVISSRLFAGQTIVHVLADAQPGSEYTPVEPSLEDVYFARIAEAERGVTLNPDKVAVS; this is translated from the coding sequence ATGGAACTCGTTATTGAAAATCTATCCAAAACCTATCCCAACGGCGTGCAGGCCCTGCGCGACGTGTCACTAACGATTCCGACGGGTATGTTTGGCTTGTTGGGGCCCAACGGCGCCGGCAAGTCGTCGCTGATGCGCACCATTGCCACGCTACAAGAAGCCGACAGCGGTTCCATTCGGCTCGGCGACATCGACGTGCTACGCGATAAAGACGCCGTGCGCCGCGTGTTGGGCTATTTGCCGCAGGAGTTTGGCGTTTATCCTAAAGTTTCGGCCGAGGCCCTGCTCGATCATTTTGCCGTGCTCAAAGGCCTTTCCAACACCAAAGAACGCCAAGAAGTGGTGACTGCCTTGCTGCAACGCACCAACCTCTACGACGTGCGCAAAAAGAATTTGGGCGGCTTTTCGGGCGGCATGAAGCAACGCTTTGGCATTGCCCAGGCCCTGCTAGGCAATCCGCGCCTGATCATCGTCGACGAGCCCACTGCCGGCCTCGACCCCGGCGAGCGCAACCGCTTTCACAACTTGCTCAGCGAGATCGGCGAGAACATCATCGTGATTCTGAGCACGCACATTGTGTCGGACGTGAGCGATTTGTGCCGCAACATGGCCATCATCAACAAAGGCCAGGTGCTGCTTACCGGCGACCCGTTGCAGGTGATGCAGGAGCTGCGCGGGCAAGTGTGGCGCCGTGCCGTGGCAAAAGAAGAATTGGCGGCGTTGCAGCAAGCGCAACGGGTAATTTCCTCGCGCCTGTTTGCGGGCCAAACCATCGTGCACGTCCTCGCCGACGCCCAGCCCGGTTCCGAATACACGCCCGTCGAGCCTAGCTTGGAAGACGTGTACTTCGCTCGCATTGCCGAAGCCGAGCGCGGCGTCACGCTCAACCCGGACAAAGTAGCGGTAAGCTAA
- a CDS encoding ABC transporter permease/M1 family aminopeptidase, translated as MFWQIFTFELWYRLRRPATYIYFGILLLLALLLALAQGGVFESLSGVFGTGPVKLNSPFTVNSMTTALTLLPGVLLISAMFGPAVLRDFETRMHPLLYTTPISKAGYLGGRFFGTLVITMLVLSGIGLGLWIGTLFPGIQPERLGPSSISAYLTPYLTFVLPNVLLTGAIFFVLATLTRQALSTYVGSIVFLVLYVIARSQLRDLDNQTLAALLDPMGNGALSLLTKYWTASEKNTLTVLPVGLLGLNRLIWLGVGLLLIGFCYLRFRFVQGSTEGGRRTRPEPLGQAVVASANQVLLPQVAQHFGFAQYLRQWLRLTGLELSAIVKSPYFIAIVVAGMAFMLAAAFGIGKIYGTNTYPVTGQVVPALSGSFALFVLAIVTFYAGELVWRERDARLNQMYDALPIPNWVPFASKLAALLIIPVLLQVLVLVFGLLTQIFYGYFNFEIGLYLKWLFALNLPSYWLLVVLAIVIHVVVNHKYLGHFVMVLYYLFTGFAGQLGLEQNLLIYGSDSGLRYSALNGFGHFIGPYLWFMLYWSLLAVAMAVATNLLWVRGTETSWNMRQHLAARRFTGSARLALGLALVLFVAVGGWIFYNTNVLNDFRSNKSQQEETVQYEKKYRHFLRTPQPRIVAVDVQVDLFPERQEARLRGQYWLRNKTNRPIDSVVLNLVNNVRIRKLALGNGARTVLADSALAFFVQRLPQPLAPGDSLPLSFDLYYDAPGFENNTRRTSIVYNGTFINSQLMPHLGYDESGELSEESARKKYGLKPKPRMAALNDTAARRNTYIAKDADWVRFAATVSTSPDQIALAPGYLQREWREGGRRYFRYAMDAPILDFYSFQSARYAQHRAKWNDVDIVIYYQPGHEYNLARMTKGVQDALTYYTKNYGPYQHRQVRVVEFPGYASFAQSFPNTIPFSESVGFIAQVDSTNPKDVDYPYFITAHEVAHQWWAHQVIGADVQGSTLMSEALSEYSALMVMKQRYGEAMMRKFLKYEMDDYLRGRASENIKELPLYKVENQQYIHYRKGSVVLYALANYIGEDKVNRALSDYLQEVKFQEPPYTTSLDLLKHFQQQTPDSLQYLLTDMFRRITLYENKADSVTAHKLPNGHYRVDMVLSAKKMYADSTGNETPAKLMNDWIDVGVLARKKVNGQWQDVTLYRQKRRFRPGTTRLSVEVAAKPETAGIDPYNLLIDRTPDDNTKPVVVK; from the coding sequence ATGTTCTGGCAAATTTTTACGTTTGAATTGTGGTACCGGCTTCGTCGGCCGGCCACGTACATCTATTTCGGCATTCTGCTGCTGCTGGCGCTGTTGCTGGCGCTAGCGCAGGGCGGCGTTTTCGAGAGTTTGTCGGGGGTGTTTGGCACCGGACCGGTAAAACTCAACTCGCCGTTTACGGTCAACAGCATGACCACCGCCCTGACGCTGCTGCCGGGCGTGCTGCTGATTTCGGCCATGTTCGGCCCGGCCGTGCTGCGCGACTTTGAAACCCGCATGCACCCGCTGCTTTACACCACGCCCATCAGCAAAGCCGGCTATCTGGGCGGACGCTTCTTTGGCACGCTCGTGATTACCATGCTGGTACTCAGCGGCATCGGGCTGGGGTTATGGATCGGCACGCTGTTTCCGGGCATTCAGCCCGAGCGCTTGGGCCCGTCGAGCATCAGTGCTTACCTCACGCCCTACCTGACGTTCGTGCTGCCCAACGTCCTGCTGACGGGGGCCATTTTCTTTGTGCTGGCCACCCTCACGCGCCAAGCGCTGAGTACCTACGTGGGCAGCATTGTGTTTTTGGTGCTGTACGTGATTGCCCGCAGCCAGCTCCGCGACCTCGACAACCAAACGCTGGCGGCCCTGCTCGACCCCATGGGCAATGGCGCGTTGTCGCTGCTCACCAAATACTGGACGGCCTCCGAAAAAAACACCCTCACGGTGCTTCCGGTTGGCCTGCTGGGCCTCAACCGCCTGATCTGGCTGGGCGTTGGCCTGCTGCTGATTGGGTTCTGCTACCTGCGTTTTCGCTTCGTGCAAGGCTCCACCGAAGGCGGCCGGCGCACGCGGCCCGAACCGCTGGGCCAAGCGGTAGTGGCTTCTGCCAATCAGGTGCTATTGCCGCAGGTGGCGCAGCATTTTGGCTTTGCCCAATACCTGCGCCAGTGGCTGCGCCTGACGGGGCTGGAGTTGAGTGCCATTGTAAAAAGCCCCTATTTCATCGCGATTGTAGTTGCCGGCATGGCATTTATGCTAGCGGCGGCTTTTGGCATTGGCAAAATATATGGCACTAATACTTACCCCGTTACGGGACAGGTAGTGCCGGCGCTCTCGGGTTCGTTTGCGCTGTTTGTGCTGGCCATTGTTACGTTTTACGCCGGCGAATTGGTGTGGCGCGAGCGCGACGCCCGCCTCAACCAGATGTACGATGCGCTGCCCATTCCAAACTGGGTGCCGTTTGCCTCTAAGCTGGCGGCGCTGCTGATCATCCCGGTATTGTTGCAAGTACTGGTGCTCGTGTTTGGACTGCTCACCCAGATTTTCTACGGCTATTTCAATTTTGAAATTGGGCTGTACCTGAAGTGGCTTTTCGCGCTGAACCTGCCCAGCTACTGGCTGCTGGTAGTGCTCGCCATCGTGATACACGTGGTGGTCAACCACAAGTATTTAGGCCACTTCGTGATGGTACTGTACTACCTCTTTACGGGGTTTGCCGGCCAACTCGGACTGGAGCAGAACCTGCTCATCTACGGCTCCGATTCGGGCCTACGCTACTCGGCGCTCAACGGGTTTGGGCACTTCATTGGGCCGTATCTGTGGTTTATGCTCTATTGGAGCCTGCTGGCGGTGGCGATGGCCGTGGCGACCAATCTGCTGTGGGTGCGCGGCACCGAAACCTCTTGGAACATGCGCCAGCACTTGGCGGCGCGGCGCTTTACGGGTTCGGCGCGGCTGGCCCTGGGGCTGGCGCTGGTGTTGTTTGTGGCCGTGGGCGGCTGGATTTTTTATAACACCAACGTTCTCAACGACTTCCGCAGCAACAAATCGCAGCAGGAAGAGACCGTTCAGTACGAGAAGAAATACCGCCACTTCCTGCGCACGCCCCAGCCGCGCATCGTGGCCGTTGATGTGCAGGTTGACCTGTTTCCGGAGCGCCAGGAAGCGCGCCTACGCGGGCAATATTGGCTGCGCAATAAAACCAACCGTCCTATTGATTCGGTGGTGCTGAACTTGGTTAACAACGTGCGCATCCGGAAGCTAGCCTTGGGCAACGGCGCCCGCACCGTACTCGCTGATTCGGCATTGGCGTTTTTTGTGCAGCGCTTGCCCCAGCCGTTGGCGCCTGGCGATTCTTTGCCGCTGTCGTTTGACCTGTACTATGACGCGCCCGGTTTCGAAAACAATACTCGCCGCACCAGCATCGTCTACAACGGCACGTTTATCAACAGCCAGCTCATGCCCCACCTCGGCTACGACGAAAGCGGCGAGCTAAGTGAGGAAAGCGCCCGCAAAAAGTACGGCCTCAAGCCCAAGCCGCGCATGGCTGCGCTCAACGATACGGCCGCCCGCCGCAATACGTACATCGCCAAAGATGCCGATTGGGTGCGGTTTGCAGCTACCGTGAGCACGTCCCCCGACCAGATTGCGCTAGCGCCTGGCTATTTGCAGCGTGAGTGGCGCGAAGGCGGCCGGCGCTATTTCCGCTACGCCATGGACGCTCCCATTCTGGATTTTTACTCCTTCCAGTCGGCGCGCTACGCGCAGCACCGCGCCAAATGGAACGACGTGGACATCGTGATTTACTACCAACCCGGTCACGAATACAACTTGGCGCGCATGACCAAGGGCGTGCAGGACGCCCTGACGTATTACACCAAAAATTACGGTCCTTACCAGCACCGGCAGGTACGGGTGGTTGAGTTTCCGGGCTATGCCAGTTTTGCGCAGTCGTTTCCCAACACCATTCCCTTTTCCGAAAGCGTAGGTTTCATTGCCCAAGTCGATTCGACCAACCCGAAAGACGTTGATTACCCGTACTTTATCACAGCGCACGAAGTAGCGCACCAGTGGTGGGCGCACCAAGTGATCGGGGCCGACGTGCAGGGCTCCACGCTCATGTCGGAGGCGTTGTCGGAATACTCGGCCCTGATGGTAATGAAGCAACGCTACGGCGAGGCCATGATGCGCAAGTTCCTTAAGTACGAGATGGACGATTATCTGCGCGGCCGGGCTTCCGAGAACATCAAAGAGCTACCCTTGTATAAGGTTGAAAATCAACAATATATACACTACCGAAAAGGTTCGGTGGTGCTGTATGCGTTGGCCAACTACATCGGCGAAGACAAAGTAAACCGGGCCTTATCCGATTATTTGCAGGAAGTAAAGTTTCAGGAGCCGCCCTACACGACGTCGCTCGACTTGCTGAAGCATTTTCAGCAGCAAACCCCTGATTCGTTGCAATACCTGCTCACCGATATGTTCCGGCGCATCACACTCTACGAAAACAAAGCGGATTCTGTAACCGCCCACAAGCTCCCCAACGGGCATTACCGCGTCGATATGGTGTTGAGTGCCAAGAAGATGTACGCCGACAGCACGGGCAACGAAACCCCCGCCAAGCTGATGAACGATTGGATTGACGTAGGCGTGTTGGCCCGTAAAAAAGTAAACGGCCAGTGGCAGGACGTGACCCTGTACCGGCAGAAACGCCGTTTCCGCCCCGGCACTACCCGCCTAAGCGTGGAGGTGGCTGCAAAACCCGAGACGGCCGGTATCGACCCCTACAACCTGCTCATCGACCGCACCCCCGACGACAATACCAAACCCGTGGTGGTGAAATAG
- a CDS encoding T9SS type A sorting domain-containing protein encodes MTRSFLLAAAALLAFTTAQAQTTGTKIKTKTKSDAAGAVVKSKTEGEPVVLDGPIKRVETLSGIDVYPDPNKGTIFLSFTQQFTKPGTLVMTNYKKQEVYSTPLDPLNNTGAPVDLGRIPAGTYLVEAKTGNYVYWKKVNIKYPSSAVVSSKKKKKLRY; translated from the coding sequence ATGACACGCTCCTTTTTGTTAGCCGCTGCTGCTCTGCTTGCCTTCACCACGGCGCAGGCCCAAACCACCGGCACCAAGATCAAAACAAAAACCAAGTCGGACGCTGCCGGTGCCGTGGTTAAGTCCAAAACCGAAGGCGAACCCGTGGTGCTCGACGGCCCCATCAAGCGCGTTGAAACCCTATCGGGCATCGACGTGTATCCCGACCCCAACAAAGGCACCATCTTCTTGAGCTTCACCCAGCAATTTACCAAGCCTGGTACGCTGGTGATGACGAATTACAAAAAACAGGAGGTTTATTCGACGCCTCTCGATCCGCTGAACAATACTGGTGCGCCCGTCGATTTGGGTCGCATTCCGGCGGGCACCTATTTGGTGGAAGCCAAAACGGGTAACTACGTGTACTGGAAAAAAGTCAATATTAAATATCCTTCGTCGGCCGTTGTGTCGAGCAAGAAAAAGAAGAAATTGCGCTACTAA
- a CDS encoding DUF1795 domain-containing protein, with the protein MKTLRLFPFLTALVLALFAFTAAGPKLKKTTLTNKLTVGIPDGFVPLPDDGIAAKYPSPRKPLAVFTNPSGRVDFSVAQKPTTFSSRDYALLLKIYKASIQNMYTKVDFLSEDIRTVNKRDYVALEFVSSVTDNRRGSNLPPVRRYQFVQYTIQGNQLMVFTFNSPAEEQPQWQPIAQAVMQSIALKD; encoded by the coding sequence ATGAAAACACTCCGCCTTTTCCCCTTTCTGACAGCGTTGGTGCTGGCCTTGTTCGCATTTACAGCGGCAGGTCCGAAGCTCAAGAAAACGACGCTCACCAATAAGCTTACGGTCGGCATACCGGATGGCTTCGTGCCCCTGCCCGACGACGGAATCGCGGCCAAATATCCGTCGCCGCGCAAGCCGCTGGCGGTGTTTACCAATCCCAGCGGGCGCGTCGATTTTAGCGTGGCCCAAAAGCCAACGACCTTTTCGAGCCGCGATTACGCGCTGCTGCTCAAAATCTACAAGGCCAGCATCCAGAACATGTACACCAAGGTGGATTTTCTCAGCGAAGACATTCGCACCGTCAACAAGCGCGATTATGTAGCCCTGGAGTTTGTGTCCAGCGTCACTGACAACCGCCGCGGCAGCAACCTGCCGCCCGTGCGCCGCTACCAATTTGTGCAGTACACGATCCAGGGCAATCAATTGATGGTTTTTACCTTCAACAGCCCCGCCGAAGAGCAACCCCAGTGGCAACCCATTGCCCAAGCAGTTATGCAGAGCATTGCCCTGAAAGACTGA